A window of Melospiza melodia melodia isolate bMelMel2 chromosome Z, bMelMel2.pri, whole genome shotgun sequence contains these coding sequences:
- the LOC134432199 gene encoding LOW QUALITY PROTEIN: RCC1 and BTB domain-containing protein 1-like (The sequence of the model RefSeq protein was modified relative to this genomic sequence to represent the inferred CDS: inserted 1 base in 1 codon) yields the protein MSPQDAFPQEIASIHKACVFSTLANEAIYITHNDKVFVSGLNCSNCLGTGDNQSTIVPKKLEALCGKKISSLSYGSGPHVVLCTEDGEVYAWGHNGYSQLGNGTTNQGITPVKVCTNLLIKKVVEVACGSHHSMALSLDGDLYAWGYNNCGQVGSGSTTPRRVSNCLQGKIVAGIACGQTSSMAVVNNGEVYGWGYNGNGQPGLGNNGXQLTPCRVAALHGVCVLQTACGYAHTLALTDEGLPYAWGANTAQPCADHDGKRKGGLPRHQSGALPQGHHVDTNFSPRIAHVSPEP from the exons atgtctccacaagATGCTTTCCCCCAAGAAATCGCTTCCATTCACAAAGCGTGTGTGTTCAGCACATTGGCCAACGAAGCCATTTACATCACGCACAACGACAAGGTATTTGTTTCTGGACTGAATTGCAGTAATTGTTTGGGAACTGGAGATAATCAGAGCACCATAGTACCAAAGAAATTGGAAGCCTTATGTGGAAAGAAGATCTCCAGTCTCAGTTATGGAAGTGGACCCCATGTTGTTCTTTGTACTGAAGACGGTGAAGTGTATGCTTGGGGACATAATGGTTACAGCCAACTTGGAAATGGCACAACCAATCAGGGCATTACTCCTGTTAAAGTCTGCACAAATCTCTTAATAAAGAAAGTGGTGGAAGTAGCTTGTGGCTCTCATCATTCCATGGCGCTCTCATTGGATGGAGATCTGTACGCTTGGGGCTACAATAACTGTGGTCAAGTTGGATCTGGATCTACAACTCCTCGCAGAGTTTCCAACTGCTTGCAGGGCAAAATTGTGGCTGGCATCGCTTGTGGCCAGACCTCCTCCATGGCTGTAGTAAACAATGGTGAGGTTTATGGCTGGGGCTACAATGGCAatgggcagcctgggctggggaacAACG ACCAGCTGACCCCGTGCAGAGTGGCAGCGCTGCACGGCGTCTGCGTGCTCCAGACTGCCTGTGGCTATGCGCACACTCTAGCACTAACAGACGAGGGCTTGCCCTATGCCTGGGGAGCTaacacagctcagccctgtgcaGATCATGATGGAAAAAGAAAGGGTGGTCTGCCTCGTCATCAGTCAGGTGCCCTACCCCAGGGTCACCATGTAGATACCAACTTTAGCCCCCGCATAGCACACGTCAGCCCCGAACCCTAG